actatccctttcctcctcctggctggaggcagggcacccctaatgctgaacatggcatgtagggtgtacacagtgattggtgttgtgagaggaactgcaactgttggaacaattgcagttgctctcaggagctgaagaagtgacagctactttcctggcattgctgcctctgtttctgccactctgcagttccctgaccctctttgaaagagctgaagtaggtttaccatcccatttgttcatgttctcaccgtatgtgtcacgcagaagtatccacagtgacgcacgtgattgctgctgtctgggtggaatttgtctcctcctgggctggaattgccttgcaggaggtgggcgtctgttcctgactgcagaaacatgcacccattcagatgatgcaggattGGTATcccttaccagattggaaatagaggttttaaggtcctccttcagttctttcatgctctcttgaaaaccatctttaagctctgtagtcatagtctttatggcacagattataccagaatgtgacaagctgtcctctatctgcctgagctggtcagtgaactcaccaacagtgaaagatcttccattatcactccttgctagaaacttactggccaagatgttagcataggatgaaggagcaagcttaatcagcttcttcatgaggcctgttcccaaaggaatatcatcaggctcatgagtaccatgatctccataaagcacttccttcacagcaaactccttcagaagcttaattccctgctcaatggtgttccacttcttggcagcccatggcaaatcatctcgggaaggatatctcatagccacagccaacagaaggcgtgtccacaagctaaccctaccaagaggacttgctaggtgtttgtccactccactctccttagtgagtggtcccagctgcttggcagacttgtctcctacctgcagagcattagcaccaatgccacggcatctcactagccagcttaagattggctcacctgattcccttgtgtattccttcctaacttccctgacctctctgagtggatccttggagccttggatgtcatcttcctcctcctcttcctgttgttctggtggtgccgggcctaacacaatcttcctcatagcattcctaaactcattggaaccatcctctctcttggcagctaacctcacagcgctcctctcacttgagtattgttgtctcagcacatctacaaggtctctcAGACTaactgtctcctcctcctcttctccttgctgctgatcaccagaggtcccatctcttacatcctcctgtgaaccactctttgtcttagctttttccttagcaggtgccagaagggcctgagcagcaacagacttggatgtgtttgctggaggatttgaatctttaggtgtctgacctggagggtttgaattattggaggtttgacttggagcatttgtattcttaggggtctgacctggagcttgtgagttcagatctgccttgcttttaacaggaggattttggttctggtctgctggctgggggttcaaattggctgagctggtgtcattaggatttggactgactgggctagcgttaccagcattagcagtagtattagcattagtgggattgtttgcctgtcctcctgggatgcctgccaaccctgacgtgttttgattgttgctaggaacattctgattttgggtacctgcctgtgctcctgagcctcctgctaaactctgtggcttgttttggttatccttatcattgtttacgttattggcaggaacactggctgtgttcccagcacttggagaaggaggggcagaggctggcaagggggaagccgataactgtgttcccttgttttgctgtgaaagagactgcttctgagacacagaattcttcctagctcttacagaaactggttttgaatttttcaccaataataccaaaattaatatgaaaattaaaatcataagagccagattactgcacaccaaccccgtcacaatctcttttctgtaaaaatccttgcatggacttggcatttcagtttggggctggatgaccctcatgagagcagtagataaagcagcattttgactgatcgtcacattattgacaaaaactcttgtaatatcactagtaatattctcagtgacattaaaaccagcataaccaagaataaaatcaccccagctccagaacatgtttgaaagcttaactttagccttcttaaaaaccacatgaagcaagaaataaccaatttgatctttgatccagttgtacacaaaaaaccagaaaacaggccacacagcaatccccaccaagtacaatagctgcttgattagcttcatcttaattcccagagctaatttccactcactgaaatatctagccccacgttgggaaagccaattaaaaatgtgatggtttgggggttaccccgcccccccacactttttgaatttgccccagctaactcagacggaccctgggaatatagatgaagcaatttatttacagctagcagaatttacaagcagctatttacaatatatacagttatatacaattatatacagaaatatacaaaggataaacaatacagaagcacaactcccctcccagaaaccaaggtccccaggaggggctctcaaaccaccccaacacctccccccggccctctcaaccttaccccagttctcaggaagaaaagaggtgcagccaagaggttagggagcaaggttagtaggagcagggttaatgagatgtgaccaggtctaaggcaaaagcaagagagagagacaaaatggagaaaaagtcttttcttcttcccagagttctcagcgtaactgtgagagaagttgacaccatgttttcatttcactgcccattatctagttctgttaccaaaacatcccagcttgcttcaaactagcacacaaaggaaagcagctaggagaaagtttcttctgccagtgtgtgacacagatggaaagctgcagaatggtgcagggtgttccaggctaggccattcctggctgggtctataagcagaaggagtgctttttctaaaccgaatttctgtatttcatctatggggctaggatataaacgtgtttctgcttcaaaggaaagcagctaggagaaagtttctattgccagtgtgtgacgcagctggaaagctgcagaatggtgcaggggattccaggctaggccattcctggatgggtctacacacagaaggaatgcgtattctaaacggcatttctttggctcttcaatggggctaggatgtaaacgtgtttctgcttcaaaggaaagcagctaggagaaagtttcttttgccagtgtgtgacgcagctggaaagctgcagaatggtgcaggggattccaggctaggccattcctgatgggtctataagcagaaggactgctttttgtaaagcgaatttctatgtttcttcaatggggctaggatgtaaacgtgtttctgcttcaaaggaaagcagctaggagaaagtttcttttgccagtgtgtgagggagctggaaagctgcagaatggtgcaggggattccaggctaggccattcctggctggcactataagcagaatgcgtgctttttctaaacggcatttctgtggttcttcaatggggctaggatgtcaacgtgtttctgcttcaaaggaaagcagctaggagaaagtttcttttgccagtgtgtgagggagctggaaagctgcagaatggtgcaggggattccaggctaggccattcctggctggcactataagcagaatgcgtgctttttctaaacggcatttctgtggttcttcaatggggctaggatgtcaacgtgtttctgcttcaaaggaaagcagctaggagaaagtttcttttgccagtgtgtgagggagctggaaagctgcagaatggtgtaggggattccaggctaggtcatttcTGGCTGGcactataagcagaatgagtgctttttgtaaagtgaatttctatggttcttcaatggggctaggatataaacgtgtttctgcttcaaaagaaagcagctaggagaaagtttcttttgccagtgtgtgatgcagctggaatgctcagaatggtgtaggggattccaggctaggtcattcctgactgggtctataagctgattgcgtgctttttgtaaagcgaatttctatggttcttcaatggggctaggatgtaaacgtgtttctgcttcaaaggaaagcagctaggagaaagtttctattgccagttagtgagggagctggagagttgcagaatggtgtaggggattccaggttaggtcattcctgactgggtctataagtagaaggagtgctttttgtaaagcgaatttctatggttcttcaaaggggataggatgtaaacatgtttctgattcaaaggaaagcagctagcagaaagtttcttttgccagtgtgtgacgcagctggaaagctgcagaatggtgcagaggattccaggctaggccattcctgactcgGTCTAttggcagaaggagtgctttttgtaaaccgaatttctatggttcttcaatagggataggatgtcaacgtgtttctgcttcaaaggaaagcagctaggagaaagtttcttttgccagtgtgtgagggagctggaaagctgcagagcggtgcaggggattccaggctaggccattcctggctggctctataagcaggagtgcgtattctaaacagcatttctatggctcttcaatggggctaggatgtaaatgtgtttctgcttcaaaggaaagcagctaggagaaagtttcttttgccagtgtgtgacgcagctggaaagctgcagaatggtgcaggggattcctggctaggccattccCGATGGCTCTATtaaacagaaggagtgctttttgtaaagcaaatgtCTCggtttcttcaaaggggctaggatataaacgtgtttctgcttcaaaggaaagcagctaggagaaagtatcttttgccagtgtgtgagggagctggaaagctgcagaatggtgcaggagattccaggctaggccattcctggctggcactATAATCAGAAGCAGTGCTTTTtataaacggcatttctatggttcttcaatggggctaggatgaaacgtgtttctgcttcaaaggaaagcagctaggagaaagtttcttttgccagtgtgttacgcagctagaaggctgcagaatggtgcaggaaattccaggctaggccattcctggctgggtctataagcagaaggagtgccttttgtaaagcgactttctatggttcttcaatagggataggatgtaaacgtgtttctgcttcaaaggaaagcagctaggagaaagtttcttttgccagtgtgtgagggagctggaaagctgcagaatggtgcaggacattccaggctaggtcattcctgactgggtctataagcagacggagtgctttttctaatcggcatttctatggttcttcaaaggggacaggatgtaaacgtgtttctgcttcaaatgaaagcagctaggagaaagtttcttttgccagtgtgtgagggagctggaaagctgcagaatggtgtaggggattatAGGCTAGGTCATTTCTGGCTGGcactataagcagaatgattgctttttgtaaagcgaatttctgtggttcttcaatggggctaggatgtaaacgtgtttttgcttcaaaagaaagcagctaggagaaagtttcttttgccagtgtgtgatgcagctggaatgctcagaatggtgtaggggattccaggctaggccattcctgactgggtctataagcacaaTGAGTGCTTTCTGTGAAGTGAATTtcgatggttcttcaatggggctaggatgtaaacgtgtttctgcttcaaaggaaagcagctaggagaaagtttcttttgcctgtgtgtgacgcagtgggaaagctgcagaatggtgtaggggattccaggctaggccattcctgactgggtctataagctgattgcgtgctttttgtaaagcgaatttctatggttcttcaatggggctaggatgtaaacgtgtttcttcttcaaaggaaagcagctagaagaaagtttcttttgccagtgtgtgagggagctggaaagctgcagaatggtgtaggggaatccaggctaggtcattcctgattgggtctataagcagaaggaatgctttttgtaaagcgaatttctatggttcttctacggggataggatgtaaacgtgtttctgcttcaaaggaaagcagctagcagaaagtttcttttgccagtgtgtgacgcagctggaaagctgcagaatggtgcaggggattccaggctaggtcattccagACTGTGTCTATAAGCATAAGGAATGcgttttctaaacggcatttctatggttcttcaatggggctaggatgtaaacgtgtttctgcttcaaaggaaagcaggtaggagaaagtttctattgccagttagtgagggagctggagagctgcagaatggtgtaggggattccaggttaggtcattcctgactgggtctataagcagaaggagtgatttttgtgaagcgaatttctatggttcttcaatggggatatgATGTAaatatgtttctgcttcaaaggaaagcagctaggagaaagtttcttttgccagtgtgtgacgcagctggaaagctgcagaatggtgcaggaaattccaggctaggccattcctggctggctctataagcaggagtgccTATTCTAAACGgtatttctaaggttcttcagtggggctaggatgtaaacgtgtttctgcttcaaaggaaagcagctaggagaaagtctcttttgccagtgtgtgacgcagctggaaagctgcagaatggtgtaggggattccaggctaggtcattcctgactgggtctataagctgaatgagtgcttcttgtaaagtgaatttctatggttattcaatggggctaggatgtaaacgtgtttctgcttcaaaggaatgcagGTAGAAGAAAGTTTctattgccagtgtgtgagggagctggaaagctgcagaatggtgcaggggattccaggctaggccattcctggctgggtctagaagcagaaggagtgctttttctaaacggcatttctatggttcttcaatggggctgggatgtaaacgtgtttctgcttcaaaggaaagcagctaggagaaagtttcttttgccagtgtgtgatgcagctggaaagctgcagaatggtgcagaggattccaggctaggtcattcctgactgggtctataagcagaatgaatgctttttgtaaagcgaatttctgtggttctgctctccctcagcttcaaaccattccccttgccctgtctttaGACACCCTTTTggaaaaagtctctctgcagccttcctgctgcaggttcccttcaggtactgggaggtagctttaaagtctccctggagtcttgtctccttcaggctgagcagccccagctccctcagcctatcctcttagaagtgctccagcccttggctcatccttgtggtcctgctctgaactggttccagcagtttttcgttcttcagctggactgtggccatgtggaatgttttgggttgtgcttttgcctttgcatgCTGAAAGACTTCCTGTGTTACCTTAGTAGTACGTTTCATGTGCAAGGTTCCTGTCTGtgatctcttgctgctggggaagtcatGAGCTACCTGTGGGGGTGTGAAATGCAATAAGCTTCGATCGCGTTGCCTGCACGGATGTGAGGGGACAAAGTACTGCTGAGAAGCTTTTTTGTaccattctcttcccccttcccctcttgcctTTAAGGGAACGCACACAGGGAGAAGCTTACTGAGCGCCCTCTGACATGCTGTAggaattctttgctttgcagtgttttacacTGTGGCTCTTCAAACCTGTAACCCATCTGCTTTCCATTGCCAGCGAGCTGACCATCCGTACTACCgtcgccttgaatgcctccaaccagcagtgtttgctgccagaCAGACACCTTGAGAAGACAGAGGACATGGTTAAGTTCATGAAGGATatcttggatggtgctgctgaagtaagtctttgttgtggcttgagatatattggttggtgtttggtttttccccccttagctgCGGTGGCTCCGATTGTTACGCCGTGTGATTTATCTTCCTGTCCTGGCTGTCTTCCCGTGTtgggtgctggcagtgaatACGTGGTGAGGAGTGCTTGGGGTGTGCCATCCTTTGCTGTTCTCACTGTGGGAACTCCAAGAGCCATGGAATGGGTGCGTTATGAGTGATGCACaattaataatcaatattaatGTTGGTATCCAGGCAAAGGTTTTTAATAACTACAACCAACCTGTTTCTTATCATTcagtctctgcagaaagcttatttacaaggttcaaagcacacagctggggtatttgtacacttagaatcgtggaatcagccaggttggaagagacctccaagctcatccagcccaacctagcccccagccctctccagtcagctaggccatggcactaagtgcctcatccaggcttttcttgagcagctgcagggatggcgactccctaggcagcctctgtggtctgagagtagagcagcaacttgctgttagtttgctgtgatggtctcaaacaactgtgggagagtttggcctgagcctgttggaatgcttagccttactggaggagctgggagcgtcTGGGCAGCATGAAATGCAAGAGCAATTGCTTTTCACTTCCTTCTTAAGGGACTTAAGGGTTGGGAGGTCTGAGGAATGAACTGTTGGGATCATAACTGCAAAGTGTCAGCAGTTTTGACATGGTTCCATTTGAcattgcaggcacaggctggtgatGGACTTCTGCAACGAAGCAAGAGAGTCATCTATGAGGCCAAGGCTGCTGTAATGGTAGAGTTCATTGCTTATTCAGTGAGGTGATGCTCTTGTCAGTCAAGAAGGACTTAGTTGCAGAGGCTTTGGAAATGCTTTGATGTAAGCTTGTTGCCATGCTGTGCCTAGTGTATCTATTGTCACTATTTAGAACTAGGCTTAAACCAAATGAACTTCTGGATTAAAACAGCCAATCATGTCTGCCACAGTTCTAACTGTTCCACCTGCATGAATTTcacatttttcactctgctgttagTCTGACATATTTTAAGGGACAGAATAATGaaaatccaacctcttttccttgagctttttgccatggcttcagaggttcttttgtgttctgagcaatgttttgatttcagtctgtcccagtcctctgtcagcctcccagacaagaaatctctgctcctgttgaggcggagcagcttctgtctgttgttacttgtcctagtgctgagcaccaccaagcagcagctgggccctTGGTGCTGACCCCTGCCCCTTGGTAATGTATAGACGTTCATGagatcccttctcttcccccgaCTAAAcagctccccccccctcctcttcactcccccccccccacctcttctctccccccctcttcgCTCTCGCCCCCCCCTCCactctccccccccgccccccctcttccctctcccccccacccccctcttcgctctcccccccacccccctcttcgctctcccccccacccccctcttcgctctcccccccacaATAACGAGAGCCACACcagaggccagagctgtgctgtctcagcaagCAAAGGGCAAAGGAGGCAACGAGATGCTGTAGGGACTCTGactcttgctgccaggctgcaacaagagaaagggagattctggcccccaacaggtgaaaacaagagaggagcaaggcaggaagcacaaaagcaaacctctctcatgaaggaaacagcacaacttcaagcacagctttcagcacagcataccaaggaggaacagaaatcccaagcagagcagaggggaggagtggcttagagaaaagcaaaagcaccccacaaagcacagagccaaaacaccaccccacaaaggacacagccaacCTACCCCCGCAAAGGGGAGCAGCcaaaggcttctgcctctcctggggcaacttaaaaaggggaggtcaattgaagtctcctcccaccccagctgtggccactttgccctccctgctcagtgccctttataagcagagcaggaggagcccagccccaagctgggcccattgcgggccaagggatcctccgcctggcatcccaggtgagtgcgCACGGGTGAGCACCaggtgtgtggtggagggtttcaaaggccggggggcctggctggccccccggctagctagGGCCACCTTAGGGCTGGGCTACTGACCCACTGCAACATCCCCCTTAGCTCACGGGTGCTAAGTCTGTGTTGTTACTGAGGCTGAGGTTTCTCTAGGAGGTTGGATCCTCGAGGGTTTTGCTCTGGGTTCTGCGATGGAGgcaaagatggagcaggagcaccaactggagctggtaatggaccagcagcagcagctggtaatggaactggtaatggagcagaagctggtaacgtagagtggagaggaggaggaggaaagcagcagagactgcccgggggaaggcagagagtgggggaggatggcaggggctgcccggggaaaggtggagggcagcggcaggagggcagggaagaggtacAGAGCTTTCAGATGCTGAGCTTCAACAGAAAGacctgatggaaaagaaaagagactaaCTTGTTTAGCAAAAGTACTCTCTGGAATTTCCCAAATCACTTATTTATTGAAGGGAGTCATTTGTTGGTCATTGTCATCACGAGAGAGGACCTTTTGGTTTGCATTAGGGTGGTTTGGGCTTGCCTgtaactccaggcccctcagaaaTTGACCGGGGGGGAAAATCCCCAACCCATGGATGTTCTCTTGGTTGTCTTTAATAGATAAACAAAGAGCAAGTGCGACTGAAAGAGCTTTGCAGGTAACAACTCTGTAACACTGTTTGGAGAGTTTTGAATTGGTCATTACCAGCGAGATCAAggtagtgccccttggccttgctgcatgtggtgaactgctcctaacacagcccagctgaacACAGAGTCAGGTGAAATGAAGGCTGAAGAGATAGGAAAAGTCTTTCTCAGCCTCATAGCTAAAGACAGTTTAGTTTCCCCAAGAAGTCCCATTCTACCTGTTGTGCATTGGTTTGATGCCAAAGCCAAACAACTGCCCCAGACCTTTCTATTTTCTCAGCTTTGGTGTAAATGAATATGaattgaggttggatgaggccttgagcagcctgttgcagtgggaggtatccccgcctagagcagagggttgggactggatgatccttgaggtcccttccaacctaaaccattcaatgaagtCTTTTATCAGTCTTTTATAGGATTAGTGACAGTGGGGAATGTTTGCTTGCTATGAGATGAGGGAGCTGTTTCCTAAATGGAATGTTCATTAGTTCTTTAGCACCTGAAAATGTTGGCAGGCTACTTGATAAACCTCCTGGAACACAGGGGCCTGT
This is a stretch of genomic DNA from Pogoniulus pusillus isolate bPogPus1 unplaced genomic scaffold, bPogPus1.pri scaffold_119_arrow_ctg1, whole genome shotgun sequence. It encodes these proteins:
- the LOC135173894 gene encoding uncharacterized protein LOC135173894, whose product is MSYLWGELTIRTTVALNASNQQCLLPDRHLEKTEDMVKFMKDILDGAAEAQAGDGLLQRSKRVIYEAKAAVMINKEQVRLKELCRKQESATCHPSPPDPNPRNPKQHLAQEVSRVAVSPSRPGILCFSQQHGVGYQQQSRLNL